The region GCTCGCTGAGTTCGGAACAGGAGCGGGCGCGTCTTCGTTCTGCAGAAGAGGCGCTTGACCAATGCTGGGACCTGCTGCGCCAGCGTCGGGCCAAGCAGGAGTTCGGCGAGAGTCCGGACGGCGCCGTGGTGCGCCCGGCAGCCGAGGTGGAGGGGTACCAGCAGTAGCCCGGCCGCCGGCGGCAGATTGTGCGAAGGAGCATTGTGCGTATCGCAAGGTTCGCCAAGGGCGACGGCGTCGCCTACGGCGTCGTTGAGGGCGAGTCCGGGTCGCCGCAGACGGTCGAGGAGCTGTACGGCCATCCGTTCGGCATCGACCCGGCGGGCGTCCGGCTCACCGGCAACCGCTACCCGCTGGCCGAGGTGCGGCTGCTCGCCCCGGTGCTGCCGTCCAAGGTGGTCGCGGTCGGCAAGAACTACGCGGGGCACGTGCGGGAAATGGGATCGGACGATGTGCCCGCCGAGCCGGTGCTGTTCCTCAAGCCGTCGACCTCGGTGACCGGCCACGGCGACCGGATCGCCTACCCGGTCAAGCTGACCGACCGGGTCGACCACGAGGGCGAGCTAGCGGTGATCATCGGCCGGCTCTGCCGTGACGTGCCGAAGGAGCGGGCGGACGAGGTCATCTTCGGTTATACCTGCGCCAACGACGTGACCGCGCGGGACCTTCAGGCCCGGGACGGCCAGTGGACGCGGGCGAAGGGCTTCGACACCTTCTGCCCGCTCGGGCCGTGGATGGAGACCGCCGCCGACCCGGCCGACCTGGGCATCACCACCACCGTCAACGGGGACGTGCGGCAGCACGCGCGGACCAGCGAGCTGCTGTGGGACGTGCCGTCGCTGATCGAGTACGTGTCGTCGGTGATGACCCTGCTCCCCGGCGACGTGCTGCTCACCGG is a window of Mycobacteriales bacterium DNA encoding:
- a CDS encoding fumarylacetoacetate hydrolase family protein, with the translated sequence MRIARFAKGDGVAYGVVEGESGSPQTVEELYGHPFGIDPAGVRLTGNRYPLAEVRLLAPVLPSKVVAVGKNYAGHVREMGSDDVPAEPVLFLKPSTSVTGHGDRIAYPVKLTDRVDHEGELAVIIGRLCRDVPKERADEVIFGYTCANDVTARDLQARDGQWTRAKGFDTFCPLGPWMETAADPADLGITTTVNGDVRQHARTSELLWDVPSLIEYVSSVMTLLPGDVLLTGTPEGVGPMTAGDEVSVTIESIGTLTNRVTIRD
- a CDS encoding DUF2630 family protein, with translation MDEKEIMARISGLIETEHELRAQLADGSLSSEQERARLRSAEEALDQCWDLLRQRRAKQEFGESPDGAVVRPAAEVEGYQQ